From Vanessa tameamea isolate UH-Manoa-2023 chromosome 26, ilVanTame1 primary haplotype, whole genome shotgun sequence, one genomic window encodes:
- the Sec24cd gene encoding protein transport protein Sec24C isoform X1: MMNPQYLPPGQNNNAPNNPLGFPPTSQDYNGVQNANIYSQMPPNGPQMDMSQKIQNLNINGPQGQSNIPTSQLPPGQFPPSNFPPTSNFSGQLPPGMKPLGQPSRPPVSSAPQQFPPSMNQTVPHSSAPGQVPQPQNYGQPPMQQVPPNSQPQGPQSSQLGPPPSMARGGQPQMSGPPQAGFQGPPPSSQPGSQPQQMRGAPQPGMQQPNLSGPGFPPNCGPQTGTGGPPQQGQMSGLPPQPMPGQGTPTSQPSFSQSGLTSSHTGLPPQPNMTQSKLPQPGPPGSQGGMPQQPGDILSQSGPPGISQQPIVSQPVLSSQPGMHSQPRIPQHPGMQPQSGIQPQPGMQPHPGMQPQPGMQQQPGMPPQPGMGSQFGMPPQPGMPSQPGMPSQPGMAPQPGKPPQPGMPPQPGMPPQPGMPQQPGMPSHLGMPPQPGMQTQPGMPLQPGLPQQPGMPPQPGMPPQLGMPPQPGLPPQPGMQPQPGMPPQPGMPPQPSSQYNQYQTMPGLPHMPPPLSQQRQFPAAPGTQPGYNAQYSGMPPIPPQQQQMGAQGYPPFPGQQPSYNPQYQQPPQKRLDPDQMPSPIQVMADDQQNRGGVFVTNEKGLVPPLVTTDFVVDDKGNASPRYIRSSMYSVPVTADLLKQTSMPFCLVISPMAETVGTEQEPPVLDFAALTGSPNMGPVRCSRCKAYMCPNMKFIDAGRHFKCAFCKATTEVPMEYTQYINSMQQYGRVPAEMALGAYEIVATKEYCRNNTLPNPPAVVFVIDVSYNAIKNGLVQTICDNVLDIIEAMPKDEQTGKSWTRVGFITYSTTVHFYNIKGTLAQPQMLSVGDVGDMFVPLLEGFLERPEDSGPVLQALLQQLPVMFENNKETETILLPAVQAGLEALKAADTSGQLLVFHTSLPTFNAPGKLINREDRKLLGTDKEKQILSPQTTAYNELGQACSAAGVCVQLYVCNNSYVDAATLGQLPRLTGGQLHKYTYFTADTDGARLAWDVRRAVTRACAHDAVMRVRTSTGVRATDFFGHFFMSNTTDVELAAIDSDKAVGVEVKHDDKLTGEEGVFVQAALLYTHRSGQRRLRVLNLALALAQQLADVYRSADLDTCVNFLTKQAVWALREAGPRAVREGLTARCARSLAAYRRHCASPSSAGQLVLPESMKLLPLYTSCVLRSDAVAGGPDITCDDRSCAMYRALTADVSQSLAYTYPRLLPLHALPAAPAQPLRASIDKMTAQGVYLLENGVHMLIWVGSQAPADFVRDVFGASSPQHVEAHVCELPELDTPAGRAVRELVAAARRQRRSAMRLTVMRQHDKLETVLRHFLVEDRGVDGSTSYVDYLCHIHKEIRSLL; this comes from the exons ATGATGAATCCACAGTATCTGCCACCAGGGCAGAATAATAATGCACCAAATAATCCACTTGGCTTCCCACCAACATCTCAAGACTATAATGGTGTCCAAAATGCTAACATTTATAGCCAAATGCCACCCAATGGACCTCAGATGGATATGTCTCAAAAGATACAGAACCTAAACATTAATGGACCACAAGGCCAATCCAATATCCCCACATCTCAATTACCACCTGGTCAATTTCCTCCTTCAAACTTCCCACCAACATCCAACTTCAGTGGTCAATTGCCACCTGGTATGAAGCCCTTAGGTCAGCCAAGTAGACCTCCAGTAAGCAGTGCTCCACAGCAATTTCCACCATCAATGAACCAAACTGTGCCTCATTCCTCTGCACCAGGACAAGTACCCCAGCCGCAAAATTATGGTCAGCCTCCAATGCAGCAGGTTCCACCTAACTCTCAACCCCAAGGACCACAGAGTTCTCAGCTTGGCCCCCCACCTTCCATGGCAAGGGGTGGACAACCACAAATGTCTGGACCTCCCCAAGCAGGCTTCCAAGGTCCGCCACCTTCTAGCCAACCTGGTTCGCAACCTCAACAAATGCGAGGTGCACCTCAACCTGGAATGCAACAACCTAATTTATCTGGACCTGGCTTTCCACCAAATTGCGGGCCACAAACTGGAACTGGTGGTCCACCACAGCAAGGACAAATGTCAGGCTTACCTCCACAACCAATGCCTGGACAGGGAACTCCAACGAGTCAACCTAGCTTTTCACAGTCTGGTTTAACATCTAGTCATACTGGATTGCCTCCTCAACCTAACATGACTCAATCAAAATTACCTCAGCCAGGTCCACCTGGTTCGCAAGGTGGCATGCCACAACAACCAGGTGACATACTAAGTCAATCTGGACCACCCGGTATTTCACAACAACCAATTGTAAGTCAACCCGTTCTATCATCACAACCCGGTATGCACTCTCAACCTAGAATACCACAACATCCTGGAATGCAACCACAATCTGGAATTCAACCACAACCTGGAATGCAACCACATCCTGGAATGCAACCACAGCCTGGAATGCAACAACAACCTGGTATGCCACCCCAACCTGGTATGGGATCGCAATTTGGCATGCCACCTCAACCTGGCATGCCATCACAACCTGGAATGCCCTCTCAGCCTGGAATGGCACCTCAACCGGGAAAGCCACCACAACCTGGTATGCCACCACAACCTGGCATGCCACCGCAACCTGGCATGCCGCAGCAACCTGGTATGCCATCACATCTTGGTATGCCACCTCAACCAGGTATGCAAACACAACCTGGTATGCCATTGCAACCTGGCTTGCCACAGCAACCTGGTATGCCGCCACAGCCAGGTATGCCACCGCAACTTGGTATGCCACCACAGCCTGGCTTGCCACCGCAACCTGGTATGCAACCGCAGCCTGGCATGCCCCCGCAACCGGGAATGCCTCCACAACCATCTTCACAATATAATCAGTACCAAACGATGCCCGGCTTACCACATATGCCGCCACCACTAAGTCAGCAGAGACAGTTCCCGGCAGCCCCTGGAACTCAGCCTGGATATAATGCTCAATATTCTG GGATGCCACCAATACCACCGCAACAACAGCAAATGGGCGCGCAAGGCTACCCGCCTTTCCCAGGCCAACAACCAAGCTACAACCCGCAATATCAGCAACCGCCGCAGAAGCGCCTGGACCCTGACCAGATGCCTAGCCCA ATCCAAGTTATGGCAGATGATCAGCAAAATCGTGGAGGAGTTTTCGTCACCAATGAGAAGGGGCTCGTCCCGCCCTTGGTCACGACGGACTTTGTTGTTGACGATAAGGGCAATGCCA GTCCAAGATACATAAGGAGTTCAATGTACAGTGTGCCCGTCACCGCTGATCTCTTGAAACAGACATCAATGCCGTTCTGTCTAGTT ATATCACCAATGGCCGAGACAGTAGGTACGGAACAAGAGCCCCCTGTACTCGACTTTGCAGCACTGACCGGTTCTCCCAACATGGGGCCAGTCCGTTGCAGTCGGTGCAAAGCCTACATGTGTCCGAATATGAAGTTTATAGATGCTGGTAGACATTTCAAATGTGCTTTCTGTAAAGCCACAACAGAAG TGCCCATGGAGTACACGCAGTACATCAACAGCATGCAGCAGTACGGCCGCGTGCCGGCCGAGATGGCGCTCGGGGCCTACGAGATCGTCGCCACCAAGGAGTACTGCAGG AATAACACCTTACCAAATCCTCCAGCGGTGGTGTTTGTTATAGATGTCTCATACAACGCTATCAAAAATGGCTTAGTACAGACGATTTGTGATAATGTTTTGGACATTATTGag gCGATGCCCAAGGACGAACAGACAGGCAAGAGTTGGACTCGTGTGGGTTTCATAACATACAGCACAACTGtgcacttttataatattaag GGCACACTGGCTCAGCCACAAATGCTGTCAGTGGGTGACGTAGGGGACATGTTCGTACCCCTTCTAGAAGGATTCCTCGAGAGGCCAGAAGACAGCGGTCCAGTCCTGCAAGCTCTTCTGCAACAGTTGCCAGTCATGTTCGAAAACAATAAAGAAACCGAGACGATACTACTACCAGCCGTGCAG GCAGGTTTAGAGGCTCTCAAAGCAGCTGACACATCCGGTCAACTTCTAGTGTTCCACACAAGTCTTCCAACTTTCAATGCTCCGGGGAAACTCATCAATAGAGAAGATAGGAAACTGCTCGGTACAGATAAGGAGAAACAGATATTAT CGCCGCAGACGACGGCGTACAACGAGCTGGGCCAGGCGTGCTCCGCGGCCGGCGTGTGCGTGCAGCTCTACGTGTGCAACAACTCGTACGTGGACGCCGCCACGCTGGGGCAGCTGCCCAGGCTCACCGGGGGGCAGCTGCACAAGTACACGTACTTCACG GCCGACACGGACGGCGCGCGGCTGGCGTGGGACGTGCGGCGCGCCGTGACGCGCGCGTGCGCGCACGACGCCGTCATGCGCGTGCGCACGTCCACCGGCGTGCGCGCCACCGACTTCTTCGGGCACTTCTTCATGTCCAACACCACGGACGTCGAGCTCGCTGCGATCG ACTCCGACAAGGCGGTGGGCGTGGAGGTAAAGCACGACGACAAGCTGACGGGCGAGGAGGGCGTGTTCGTGCAGGCCGCGCTGCTCTACACGCACCGCAGCGGCCAGCGCCGCCTGCGCGTGCTCAACCTGGCGCTGGCGCTGGCGCAGCAGCTCGCCGACGTGTACCGCTCCGCCGACCTGGACACGTGCGTCAACTTCCTCACCAAGCAGG CCGTGTGGGCGCTGCGCGAGGCGGGCCCGCGCGCCGTGCGCGAGGGGCTGACGGCCCGCTGCGCCCGCTCGCTGGCCGCCTACCGCCGCCACTGCGCCTCGCCCTCCTCCGCCGGCCAGCTCGTGCTGCCCGAGTCCATGAAGCTGCTGCCGCTCTACACCAGCTGCGTGCTGCGCTCCGACGCCGTGGCGGGAG GGCCCGACATCACGTGCGACGACCGCTCGTGCGCCATGTACCGCGCGCTGACGGCCGACGTGTCGCAGTCGCTGGCCTACACGTACCCGCGCCTGCTGCCGCTGCACGCGCTGCCCGCCGCGCCGGCGCAGCCGCTGCGCGCCTCCATCGACAAGATGACGGCCCAGGGCGTCTACCTGCTCG AGAACGGAGTGCATATGCTCATCTGGGTCGGGTCGCAGGCGCCCGCGGACTTCGTCCGGGACGTGTTCGGCGCCAGCTCCCCGCAGCACGTGGAGGCGCACGTGTGCGAGCTGCCCGAGCTGGACACGCCGGCCGGCCGCGCCGTGCGCGAGCTCGTGGCCGCCGCGCGCCGCCAGCGCCGCAGCGCCATGCGG TTAACGGTTATGCGTCAACACGACAAACTGGAGACGGTGCTACGTCACTTCCTGGTGGAGGACCGCGGCGTGGACGGCAGCACCTCCTACGTGGACTACCTGTGCCACATACACAAGGAGATCAGGTCGCTGCTATAG
- the Sec24cd gene encoding protein transport protein Sec24D isoform X2 — translation MMNPQYLPPGQNNNAPNNPLGFPPTSQDYNGVQNANIYSQMPPNGPQMDMSQKIQNLNINGPQGQSNIPTSQLPPGQFPPSNFPPTSNFSGQLPPGMKPLGQPSRPPVSSAPQQFPPSMNQTVPHSSAPGQVPQPQNYGQPPMQQVPPNSQPQGPQSSQLGPPPSMARGGQPQMSGPPQAGFQGPPPSSQPGSQPQQMRGAPQPGMQQPNLSGPGFPPNCGPQTGTGGPPQQGQMSGLPPQPMPGQGTPTSQPSFSQSGLTSSHTGLPPQPNMTQSKLPQPGPPGSQGGMPQQPGDILSQSGPPGISQQPIVSQPVLSSQPGMHSQPRIPQHPGMQPQSGIQPQPGMQPHPGMQPQPGMQQQPGMPPQPGMGSQFGMPPQPGMPSQPGMPSQPGMAPQPGKPPQPGMPPQPGMPPQPGMPQQPGMPSHLGMPPQPGMQTQPGMPLQPGLPQQPGMPPQPGMPPQLGMPPQPGLPPQPGMQPQPGMPPQPGMPPQPSSQYNQYQTMPGLPHMPPPLSQQRQFPAAPGTQPGYNAQYSGMPPIPPQQQQMGAQGYPPFPGQQPSYNPQYQQPPQKRLDPDQMPSPIQVMADDQQNRGGVFVTNEKGLVPPLVTTDFVVDDKGNASPRYIRSSMYSVPVTADLLKQTSMPFCLVISPMAETVGTEQEPPVLDFAALTGSPNMGPVRCSRCKAYMCPNMKFIDAGRHFKCAFCKATTEVPMEYTQYINSMQQYGRVPAEMALGAYEIVATKEYCRNNTLPNPPAVVFVIDVSYNAIKNGLVQTICDNVLDIIEAMPKDEQTGKSWTRVGFITYSTTVHFYNIKGTLAQPQMLSVGDVGDMFVPLLEGFLERPEDSGPVLQALLQQLPVMFENNKETETILLPAVQAGLEALKAADTSGQLLVFHTSLPTFNAPGKLINREDRKLLGTDKEKQILSPQTTAYNELGQACSAAGVCVQLYVCNNSYVDAATLGQLPRLTGGQLHKYTYFTADTDGARLAWDVRRAVTRACAHDAVMRVRTSTGVRATDFFGHFFMSNTTDVELAAIDSDKAVGVEVKHDDKLTGEEGVFVQAALLYTHRSGQRRLRVLNLALALAQQLADVYRSADLDTCVNFLTKQAVWALREAGPRAVREGLTARCARSLAAYRRHCASPSSAGQLVLPESMKLLPLYTSCVLRSDAVAGGPDITCDDRSCAMYRALTADVSQSLAYTYPRLLPLHALPAAPAQPLRASIDKMTAQGVYLLENGVHMLIWVGSQAPADFVRDVFGASSPQHVEAHVCELPELDTPAGRAVRELVAAARRQRRSAMRLSLVRGGQAETEFRRLLVEDRGVDGSDSYVEFLMATHKTVQKLL, via the exons ATGATGAATCCACAGTATCTGCCACCAGGGCAGAATAATAATGCACCAAATAATCCACTTGGCTTCCCACCAACATCTCAAGACTATAATGGTGTCCAAAATGCTAACATTTATAGCCAAATGCCACCCAATGGACCTCAGATGGATATGTCTCAAAAGATACAGAACCTAAACATTAATGGACCACAAGGCCAATCCAATATCCCCACATCTCAATTACCACCTGGTCAATTTCCTCCTTCAAACTTCCCACCAACATCCAACTTCAGTGGTCAATTGCCACCTGGTATGAAGCCCTTAGGTCAGCCAAGTAGACCTCCAGTAAGCAGTGCTCCACAGCAATTTCCACCATCAATGAACCAAACTGTGCCTCATTCCTCTGCACCAGGACAAGTACCCCAGCCGCAAAATTATGGTCAGCCTCCAATGCAGCAGGTTCCACCTAACTCTCAACCCCAAGGACCACAGAGTTCTCAGCTTGGCCCCCCACCTTCCATGGCAAGGGGTGGACAACCACAAATGTCTGGACCTCCCCAAGCAGGCTTCCAAGGTCCGCCACCTTCTAGCCAACCTGGTTCGCAACCTCAACAAATGCGAGGTGCACCTCAACCTGGAATGCAACAACCTAATTTATCTGGACCTGGCTTTCCACCAAATTGCGGGCCACAAACTGGAACTGGTGGTCCACCACAGCAAGGACAAATGTCAGGCTTACCTCCACAACCAATGCCTGGACAGGGAACTCCAACGAGTCAACCTAGCTTTTCACAGTCTGGTTTAACATCTAGTCATACTGGATTGCCTCCTCAACCTAACATGACTCAATCAAAATTACCTCAGCCAGGTCCACCTGGTTCGCAAGGTGGCATGCCACAACAACCAGGTGACATACTAAGTCAATCTGGACCACCCGGTATTTCACAACAACCAATTGTAAGTCAACCCGTTCTATCATCACAACCCGGTATGCACTCTCAACCTAGAATACCACAACATCCTGGAATGCAACCACAATCTGGAATTCAACCACAACCTGGAATGCAACCACATCCTGGAATGCAACCACAGCCTGGAATGCAACAACAACCTGGTATGCCACCCCAACCTGGTATGGGATCGCAATTTGGCATGCCACCTCAACCTGGCATGCCATCACAACCTGGAATGCCCTCTCAGCCTGGAATGGCACCTCAACCGGGAAAGCCACCACAACCTGGTATGCCACCACAACCTGGCATGCCACCGCAACCTGGCATGCCGCAGCAACCTGGTATGCCATCACATCTTGGTATGCCACCTCAACCAGGTATGCAAACACAACCTGGTATGCCATTGCAACCTGGCTTGCCACAGCAACCTGGTATGCCGCCACAGCCAGGTATGCCACCGCAACTTGGTATGCCACCACAGCCTGGCTTGCCACCGCAACCTGGTATGCAACCGCAGCCTGGCATGCCCCCGCAACCGGGAATGCCTCCACAACCATCTTCACAATATAATCAGTACCAAACGATGCCCGGCTTACCACATATGCCGCCACCACTAAGTCAGCAGAGACAGTTCCCGGCAGCCCCTGGAACTCAGCCTGGATATAATGCTCAATATTCTG GGATGCCACCAATACCACCGCAACAACAGCAAATGGGCGCGCAAGGCTACCCGCCTTTCCCAGGCCAACAACCAAGCTACAACCCGCAATATCAGCAACCGCCGCAGAAGCGCCTGGACCCTGACCAGATGCCTAGCCCA ATCCAAGTTATGGCAGATGATCAGCAAAATCGTGGAGGAGTTTTCGTCACCAATGAGAAGGGGCTCGTCCCGCCCTTGGTCACGACGGACTTTGTTGTTGACGATAAGGGCAATGCCA GTCCAAGATACATAAGGAGTTCAATGTACAGTGTGCCCGTCACCGCTGATCTCTTGAAACAGACATCAATGCCGTTCTGTCTAGTT ATATCACCAATGGCCGAGACAGTAGGTACGGAACAAGAGCCCCCTGTACTCGACTTTGCAGCACTGACCGGTTCTCCCAACATGGGGCCAGTCCGTTGCAGTCGGTGCAAAGCCTACATGTGTCCGAATATGAAGTTTATAGATGCTGGTAGACATTTCAAATGTGCTTTCTGTAAAGCCACAACAGAAG TGCCCATGGAGTACACGCAGTACATCAACAGCATGCAGCAGTACGGCCGCGTGCCGGCCGAGATGGCGCTCGGGGCCTACGAGATCGTCGCCACCAAGGAGTACTGCAGG AATAACACCTTACCAAATCCTCCAGCGGTGGTGTTTGTTATAGATGTCTCATACAACGCTATCAAAAATGGCTTAGTACAGACGATTTGTGATAATGTTTTGGACATTATTGag gCGATGCCCAAGGACGAACAGACAGGCAAGAGTTGGACTCGTGTGGGTTTCATAACATACAGCACAACTGtgcacttttataatattaag GGCACACTGGCTCAGCCACAAATGCTGTCAGTGGGTGACGTAGGGGACATGTTCGTACCCCTTCTAGAAGGATTCCTCGAGAGGCCAGAAGACAGCGGTCCAGTCCTGCAAGCTCTTCTGCAACAGTTGCCAGTCATGTTCGAAAACAATAAAGAAACCGAGACGATACTACTACCAGCCGTGCAG GCAGGTTTAGAGGCTCTCAAAGCAGCTGACACATCCGGTCAACTTCTAGTGTTCCACACAAGTCTTCCAACTTTCAATGCTCCGGGGAAACTCATCAATAGAGAAGATAGGAAACTGCTCGGTACAGATAAGGAGAAACAGATATTAT CGCCGCAGACGACGGCGTACAACGAGCTGGGCCAGGCGTGCTCCGCGGCCGGCGTGTGCGTGCAGCTCTACGTGTGCAACAACTCGTACGTGGACGCCGCCACGCTGGGGCAGCTGCCCAGGCTCACCGGGGGGCAGCTGCACAAGTACACGTACTTCACG GCCGACACGGACGGCGCGCGGCTGGCGTGGGACGTGCGGCGCGCCGTGACGCGCGCGTGCGCGCACGACGCCGTCATGCGCGTGCGCACGTCCACCGGCGTGCGCGCCACCGACTTCTTCGGGCACTTCTTCATGTCCAACACCACGGACGTCGAGCTCGCTGCGATCG ACTCCGACAAGGCGGTGGGCGTGGAGGTAAAGCACGACGACAAGCTGACGGGCGAGGAGGGCGTGTTCGTGCAGGCCGCGCTGCTCTACACGCACCGCAGCGGCCAGCGCCGCCTGCGCGTGCTCAACCTGGCGCTGGCGCTGGCGCAGCAGCTCGCCGACGTGTACCGCTCCGCCGACCTGGACACGTGCGTCAACTTCCTCACCAAGCAGG CCGTGTGGGCGCTGCGCGAGGCGGGCCCGCGCGCCGTGCGCGAGGGGCTGACGGCCCGCTGCGCCCGCTCGCTGGCCGCCTACCGCCGCCACTGCGCCTCGCCCTCCTCCGCCGGCCAGCTCGTGCTGCCCGAGTCCATGAAGCTGCTGCCGCTCTACACCAGCTGCGTGCTGCGCTCCGACGCCGTGGCGGGAG GGCCCGACATCACGTGCGACGACCGCTCGTGCGCCATGTACCGCGCGCTGACGGCCGACGTGTCGCAGTCGCTGGCCTACACGTACCCGCGCCTGCTGCCGCTGCACGCGCTGCCCGCCGCGCCGGCGCAGCCGCTGCGCGCCTCCATCGACAAGATGACGGCCCAGGGCGTCTACCTGCTCG AGAACGGAGTGCATATGCTCATCTGGGTCGGGTCGCAGGCGCCCGCGGACTTCGTCCGGGACGTGTTCGGCGCCAGCTCCCCGCAGCACGTGGAGGCGCACGTGTGCGAGCTGCCCGAGCTGGACACGCCGGCCGGCCGCGCCGTGCGCGAGCTCGTGGCCGCCGCGCGCCGCCAGCGCCGCAGCGCCATGCGG CTGTCGCTCGTGCGCGGCGGGCAGGCGGAGACGGAGTTCCGCCGGCTGCTGGTCGAGGACCGCGGGGTCGATGGCTCGGACTCCTACGTCGAATTTCTGATGGCCACGCACAAGACTGTGCAGAAGTTGCT TTAA